A region from the Volucribacter amazonae genome encodes:
- the ybeD gene encoding DUF493 family protein YbeD, with protein sequence MSKEVNLSELPQASLKELLEFPCDFPYKIMGEAHPELLDNVLEVIQRHAPGDYSPVVKPSRTGKYHSITVTINAKDIEQIEKLYKELGELERVRMVL encoded by the coding sequence ATGAGTAAAGAAGTAAATTTAAGCGAATTACCCCAAGCGAGTTTAAAAGAATTGTTGGAATTTCCTTGTGATTTTCCTTATAAAATTATGGGCGAAGCACACCCAGAGCTATTAGACAATGTATTAGAAGTGATCCAACGCCATGCACCGGGTGATTACTCTCCCGTTGTGAAACCTAGCCGTACGGGTAAATATCATTCCATTACCGTAACCATTAATGCGAAAGATATTGAGCAAATTGAAAAATTATATAAAGAGCTCGGAGAGCTTGAACGAGTGAGAATGGTGCTATAA
- the tsaA gene encoding tRNA (N6-threonylcarbamoyladenosine(37)-N6)-methyltransferase TrmO, which produces MQNLTLQPIAIIHTPYKEKFCVPRQPDLVQDGTGTIELLPPYHSIDMVRGLDQFSHLWLIFQFDQVPTGKWQPTVRPPRLGGNQRIGVLASRATHRPNPLGLSKVKLLNIEQQQGKVFLQVGSVDLVDKTPIFDIKPYLAYADSEPFAQSGFAQDKPRPLLQVEFSPTAQQSLQKFCPKTPHFERFIREVLQQDPRPAYHQGKYSERIYGMKLDQFNIRWRIKPNETQSAVNIAEVLQIDLI; this is translated from the coding sequence ATGCAAAATTTAACCCTACAACCTATTGCAATTATTCATACCCCTTATAAAGAAAAGTTTTGTGTACCTCGTCAACCCGATCTCGTACAAGACGGAACAGGCACTATTGAATTACTCCCCCCCTATCATTCCATTGATATGGTAAGAGGGCTAGACCAATTTTCGCATTTATGGCTAATTTTTCAATTTGATCAAGTGCCAACAGGGAAATGGCAACCAACAGTTCGCCCGCCTCGTTTAGGAGGTAATCAACGCATTGGTGTATTAGCTTCTCGAGCTACGCATCGCCCAAATCCCTTAGGATTATCCAAAGTAAAACTCCTCAACATTGAACAACAACAAGGCAAGGTATTTTTACAAGTCGGTTCTGTAGATTTAGTAGATAAAACCCCTATTTTTGATATAAAGCCTTATCTTGCCTATGCAGATAGCGAACCTTTTGCACAATCAGGCTTTGCACAAGACAAACCTCGCCCTTTGTTACAAGTTGAATTTAGCCCCACTGCACAACAAAGCCTGCAAAAATTTTGCCCAAAAACACCGCACTTTGAGCGTTTTATTCGAGAAGTGCTACAACAAGATCCTCGCCCTGCTTATCATCAAGGCAAATATAGCGAACGCATTTATGGTATGAAATTGGATCAATTTAATATCCGTTGGCGTATCAAGCCTAATGAAACACAAAGTGCGGTCAATATTGCAGAAGTTTTGCAAATTGACCTAATCTAA
- the rodA gene encoding rod shape-determining protein RodA — MNEKSLLLRLWQRLHLDLLLLLGLIVISGYGLLVLYSASGGNQAMFRNRVIQVALGFVVMLVMAQFSPRFYQRIAPYLFIVGIILLILVDFAGTTSKGAQRWLDLGIIRFQPSEIVKLSVPLMVAVYLGKKSLPPKLSNTLIALGLIVVPTLLVAIQPDLGTSILVSASGVFVVFLAGMSWKLIATAVVGLAGFLPILWLYLMHDYQRTRVMTLLDPEKDPLGAGYHIIQSKIAIGSGGLFGKGWMQGTQSQLEFLPEPHTDFIFSVLSEEFGMLGVLVLLAIYLFIVARGLIIGAQAETAFGRILTGALTLIFFVYVFVNIGMVSGILPVVGVPLPLFSYGGTSFVTIMAGFGLIMSIHTHKQKLSNKD; from the coding sequence ATGAATGAAAAAAGTTTGCTATTGCGTTTATGGCAACGTTTACACCTTGATTTGTTATTATTGCTCGGATTGATTGTTATTTCTGGCTATGGCTTATTGGTGTTATATAGTGCCTCTGGTGGCAATCAAGCTATGTTCCGTAATCGGGTTATCCAAGTGGCATTAGGTTTTGTGGTGATGTTAGTGATGGCACAGTTTTCGCCACGTTTTTACCAACGCATTGCCCCTTATTTATTTATTGTTGGCATTATTTTATTAATTTTAGTGGATTTTGCTGGAACAACCAGTAAAGGGGCACAACGTTGGCTTGATCTAGGAATTATCCGTTTCCAGCCTTCGGAAATTGTAAAATTATCCGTTCCCTTAATGGTGGCGGTTTATTTAGGCAAAAAGAGTTTACCACCAAAACTCTCTAATACCTTGATTGCCTTAGGATTAATCGTTGTTCCTACCTTGTTGGTAGCGATTCAACCTGATTTAGGTACCTCAATTTTGGTTAGTGCCTCGGGGGTTTTTGTGGTATTTTTAGCGGGTATGAGCTGGAAACTAATTGCCACTGCGGTAGTGGGTTTAGCAGGCTTTCTCCCTATTTTATGGTTATATTTAATGCATGATTATCAACGCACAAGGGTAATGACCTTATTAGATCCTGAAAAAGATCCATTAGGTGCGGGGTATCATATTATCCAATCTAAAATTGCTATTGGTTCGGGAGGGTTATTTGGCAAAGGTTGGATGCAGGGAACACAATCTCAACTAGAATTTTTACCAGAACCCCATACAGATTTTATTTTTTCTGTATTAAGTGAGGAATTTGGTATGTTGGGTGTGTTAGTATTATTGGCAATTTATTTATTTATTGTAGCAAGAGGATTAATTATCGGAGCGCAAGCCGAAACAGCGTTTGGGCGTATTTTGACCGGTGCATTGACCTTGATCTTTTTTGTTTATGTTTTTGTGAATATTGGTATGGTAAGCGGTATTTTACCTGTTGTTGGTGTGCCATTACCATTATTCAGCTATGGCGGTACTTCTTTTGTTACCATTATGGCAGGCTTTGGTTTGATTATGTCAATCCATACCCATAAACAAAAATTATCAAATAAAGATTAA
- a CDS encoding septal ring lytic transglycosylase RlpA family protein has translation MTKSNKILTILLAFLFVSSPTLYAKSETKTLYGITGAKLDKQTSLASPTTYQVKGKSYTTKATDEAKNYSKVGTASYYHSKFNGRKTSNGETYNQMEFTAAHKTLPINSYALVTNLTNNRKVIVRINDRGPFVNSRLIDLSRAAAKEIGMLGAGLAKVKIEALHVDRAGKISGAGVDTLAKQAKDTSRLVLGETSTMLANNASKATGISSKQPSATLVNTDRLVATQNSEVNKSVASNYAVRMKNLESENQAQDLVEKLAMKNVKTEITQVGEEYEVLFTALNSQRDINQIKQKLNQLDNAQSVSLYTYSY, from the coding sequence ATGACTAAAAGTAACAAGATATTAACGATTTTATTGGCTTTTTTGTTTGTGAGTTCGCCTACTCTTTATGCTAAATCAGAAACAAAAACGCTCTATGGGATTACTGGGGCAAAGTTAGATAAACAAACCTCTTTAGCAAGCCCAACAACCTATCAGGTTAAAGGAAAATCCTATACAACTAAAGCCACTGATGAGGCAAAAAATTATTCTAAGGTAGGGACTGCCAGTTATTATCATAGTAAATTTAATGGGCGTAAAACCTCAAATGGCGAAACCTATAATCAAATGGAATTTACCGCAGCACATAAAACCTTGCCGATTAATTCTTATGCGTTGGTTACTAATTTAACCAATAATCGTAAAGTGATTGTTCGCATTAATGATCGAGGTCCTTTTGTTAATTCACGCTTAATTGATCTTTCTCGTGCAGCGGCTAAAGAGATTGGTATGTTAGGAGCTGGGTTAGCAAAAGTAAAAATTGAGGCGCTTCATGTTGATCGGGCAGGTAAAATCTCGGGAGCAGGTGTTGATACCTTAGCTAAACAAGCTAAAGACACAAGTCGTTTGGTTCTGGGGGAAACGAGTACAATGCTGGCGAATAATGCAAGTAAAGCCACAGGCATATCAAGTAAACAACCTTCAGCGACCTTAGTGAACACTGATCGCCTTGTTGCAACACAAAATAGTGAAGTCAATAAAAGTGTGGCAAGTAATTATGCAGTGCGTATGAAAAACCTTGAAAGCGAAAATCAAGCACAAGATCTGGTGGAAAAATTGGCGATGAAAAACGTTAAAACAGAGATTACTCAAGTAGGCGAGGAGTACGAAGTATTATTTACTGCATTAAATAGTCAGCGAGATATTAATCAAATTAAACAAAAATTAAATCAATTAGATAACGCCCAATCGGTATCCTTATATACTTATAGTTATTAA
- a CDS encoding 1,4-dihydroxy-2-naphthoate polyprenyltransferase, producing MSQSTVKMWLETARPKTLPLALASILTGSALAYWQGVFSGLIMALCLLTTLLLQILSNFANDYGDHAKGSDTAERIGPLRGIQKGGISFHQLRQGLVLMVLASLVSGCLLIAVSYQDLSDIFVFTGLGALAIISAITYTVGKKPYGYLGLGDLSVLIFFGLLAVAGSYYLQVHQFNSAILLPACASGLLAVAVLNINNLRDIEQDRKVGKNTLVVRLGAEKGRLYHLCLLSLATLFNLIFATVYIQRWQGFLFLIAIPWLIKHGYFVYRHKDPLALRPMLAQMSMLALFSNLLFSLGLLLA from the coding sequence ATGAGCCAAAGCACAGTGAAAATGTGGTTAGAAACCGCACGACCAAAAACCCTCCCTTTAGCGTTAGCCTCTATTTTAACAGGTTCGGCATTGGCTTATTGGCAAGGGGTATTTAGTGGGCTAATTATGGCATTGTGCCTATTAACCACCCTGTTATTGCAAATTTTATCCAATTTCGCTAATGATTATGGTGATCATGCCAAGGGATCGGATACCGCAGAACGTATCGGTCCATTAAGAGGGATTCAAAAAGGCGGAATTAGCTTTCATCAATTACGCCAAGGGCTGGTATTAATGGTATTAGCGAGCTTAGTATCAGGTTGCTTATTAATTGCTGTTTCCTATCAAGATTTATCTGATATTTTTGTGTTTACTGGATTAGGGGCATTAGCCATTATTTCTGCGATTACTTATACCGTAGGGAAAAAACCCTATGGCTATTTAGGATTAGGCGATCTTTCCGTCTTAATTTTTTTCGGTTTATTAGCCGTAGCAGGTAGCTATTATTTACAAGTTCATCAATTCAATAGTGCGATTTTACTGCCCGCTTGTGCAAGTGGTTTATTGGCAGTTGCGGTATTAAATATCAATAATTTACGGGATATTGAGCAAGATCGTAAAGTGGGCAAAAATACCTTAGTGGTAAGATTAGGCGCAGAAAAAGGTCGGCTTTATCATTTATGTTTATTGAGTTTGGCAACCTTGTTTAATCTTATTTTCGCCACAGTTTATATACAACGTTGGCAAGGTTTTTTATTTCTTATTGCTATTCCTTGGCTAATTAAACATGGATATTTTGTTTATCGTCATAAAGATCCACTGGCTTTAAGACCGATGTTGGCACAAATGTCAATGTTAGCCTTATTTAGCAATTTATTATTCAGTTTAGGATTGTTGCTTGCGTAA
- the luxS gene encoding S-ribosylhomocysteine lyase, with translation MPLLDSFKVDHTIMQAPAVRIAKTMTTPKGDIISVFDLRFCRPNKEIISPRGIHTLEHLFAGFMREHLNADDVEIIDISPMGCRTGFYMSVIGTPDEQRVADAWLLAMKDALAVKNQQDIPELNEYQCGSYQEHSLADAHQACRQVVEQGIGINKNEDLLLDEKFLQQ, from the coding sequence ATGCCATTATTGGATAGTTTTAAAGTTGATCATACTATTATGCAAGCACCAGCGGTACGCATTGCAAAAACCATGACTACGCCGAAAGGCGATATTATTTCGGTATTTGATTTACGTTTTTGCCGTCCGAATAAAGAGATTATTTCGCCACGAGGTATTCATACTCTTGAGCATTTATTTGCGGGCTTTATGCGTGAACATTTAAATGCTGATGATGTGGAAATCATTGATATTTCGCCAATGGGTTGTCGTACGGGTTTTTATATGAGCGTGATTGGAACGCCTGATGAACAACGGGTCGCTGATGCTTGGTTATTAGCTATGAAAGATGCCTTGGCGGTTAAAAATCAACAAGATATTCCCGAGTTAAATGAGTATCAATGTGGTTCTTATCAAGAACATTCTTTAGCTGATGCTCATCAGGCTTGCCGTCAAGTGGTGGAGCAGGGTATTGGTATCAACAAGAACGAAGATTTATTATTAGACGAGAAATTTTTACAGCAATAA
- a CDS encoding serine hydrolase — MLTTVIRKSKVTILASLCAISSFSFAQDVDYGITPPQINAQTYILMDYHSGAVLAAYQPDQRQAPASLTKMMTSYVVGDAIKRGELHPTDMVTITESSWGRNFPGSSKMFLNLNQQVSVDDLNRGIIIVSGNDACVAIAEYLSGSTQNFIDQMNKFAQQFGLKNTHFATVHGLDHEDQYSSARDMAIIGAHLIRDLPEEYKIYAEKEFTFNNIKQPNRNGLLWDKSLNVDGIKTGHTNLAGYNLVASATQNNMRLISVVMGVETLKGREVESKKLLQWGLSRFDTFKTLEADKTISEQAIYYGKENKVALGVLQDAFITIPKGRNADLKARYELVDKYLQAPLAKGQVIGKVIYQLDGKDIAEVNLQVLQDVEEAGFIGRAWDWIVLTVKGLFS, encoded by the coding sequence ATGCTAACTACTGTTATTCGCAAAAGTAAAGTAACCATTTTAGCGAGTTTATGTGCCATTTCATCGTTTTCTTTCGCTCAAGATGTGGATTATGGCATTACACCGCCACAAATTAATGCACAAACCTATATTTTAATGGATTATCATTCAGGCGCAGTGTTAGCCGCCTATCAACCTGATCAACGGCAAGCACCTGCATCATTAACCAAAATGATGACCAGTTATGTGGTAGGCGATGCGATTAAACGTGGCGAACTGCACCCAACAGATATGGTTACTATTACCGAAAGTAGTTGGGGACGAAATTTTCCCGGTTCTTCCAAAATGTTCCTGAATTTAAATCAACAAGTATCCGTTGATGATCTTAATCGTGGCATTATTATTGTTTCTGGTAATGATGCTTGTGTTGCTATTGCAGAATATTTATCAGGTTCAACCCAAAATTTTATTGATCAAATGAATAAATTTGCACAGCAATTTGGGCTTAAAAATACCCATTTTGCCACAGTGCATGGTTTAGATCATGAAGATCAATATTCTTCGGCTCGTGATATGGCGATTATTGGTGCACATTTAATTCGTGATTTACCAGAAGAATATAAAATTTATGCGGAAAAAGAGTTTACTTTTAACAACATTAAACAGCCCAACCGCAATGGGTTATTATGGGATAAATCATTAAATGTTGATGGCATTAAAACAGGGCATACCAATCTAGCTGGCTATAATTTAGTGGCATCGGCAACACAAAATAATATGCGTTTAATTTCAGTGGTCATGGGGGTAGAAACCCTCAAAGGTCGTGAGGTTGAAAGCAAAAAATTATTACAATGGGGACTTAGTCGTTTTGATACCTTTAAAACCTTAGAAGCGGATAAAACGATTTCGGAGCAAGCCATTTATTATGGCAAAGAGAATAAAGTCGCATTAGGGGTATTACAAGATGCCTTTATTACCATTCCTAAAGGGCGTAATGCCGATCTTAAAGCACGCTATGAATTAGTGGATAAATATTTGCAAGCTCCATTAGCCAAAGGACAAGTGATTGGTAAGGTAATTTATCAGCTTGATGGAAAAGATATTGCCGAAGTGAATTTGCAAGTGTTACAAGATGTAGAAGAAGCGGGCTTTATTGGGCGAGCTTGGGATTGGATTGTGCTAACCGTAAAAGGATTATTTAGTTAG
- a CDS encoding PRD domain-containing protein, with product MGLLQRLLLLQQRNLINYHIVEVVLNIEGLLRHQWQVNTETAQVQMLLIHLANALGRIKRGYAAQPLNQAMFAEMKRAVDFPKILYLHQQILNYLPFNIPESEQTHFIANLYSLSLEQPQILKKYSHLIL from the coding sequence ATGGGCTTATTACAACGCTTATTACTATTACAACAACGTAATTTAATCAATTACCATATTGTTGAAGTGGTACTTAATATTGAAGGGCTATTACGTCATCAATGGCAAGTCAACACCGAAACAGCTCAAGTGCAAATGTTGTTAATTCATCTTGCCAATGCGTTGGGGCGAATTAAGCGTGGTTACGCCGCTCAACCGCTTAATCAAGCAATGTTTGCAGAAATGAAAAGAGCGGTGGATTTTCCAAAAATTTTATACTTACATCAGCAAATTCTCAATTACCTGCCATTTAACATACCAGAAAGTGAACAAACCCATTTTATTGCCAATCTTTATTCACTTTCCCTTGAGCAACCACAAATTTTAAAAAAATATAGTCATCTTATTTTATAG
- the lipB gene encoding lipoyl(octanoyl) transferase LipB produces the protein MNKIEQQDKQAKRIIVRQLGQQDYQSIWQKMQDFTDQRQADTADEIWLVEHFPVFTQGQTGKAEHLLRHSEIPVVQSDRGGQITYHGLGQQIMYILIDIKRKKQRNLAPHSTAEQAPLTVRQLVSTLEQTVIQTLADYGVESYAKADAPGVYVNEQKICSLGLRIRRGCSFHGLALNINMDLTPFLNINPCGYAGLEMCQLATLIDEPSLRCEPVASKLVQHFCQLLDYQEIQYKEGF, from the coding sequence ATGAATAAAATAGAACAACAGGATAAACAGGCAAAACGCATTATTGTGCGTCAACTAGGGCAACAAGATTACCAAAGCATTTGGCAAAAAATGCAAGATTTTACCGATCAACGCCAAGCGGATACCGCCGATGAAATTTGGCTTGTTGAGCATTTTCCTGTTTTTACCCAAGGACAAACGGGAAAAGCCGAGCATTTATTGCGACACAGTGAAATTCCCGTAGTGCAATCAGATCGTGGTGGGCAAATTACTTATCATGGGCTAGGACAGCAGATTATGTATATCTTGATTGATATTAAACGTAAAAAACAGCGTAATCTTGCTCCCCATTCAACAGCTGAACAAGCCCCATTGACGGTGCGACAATTGGTTTCTACTTTAGAACAAACAGTAATACAAACCTTAGCGGATTATGGGGTAGAAAGTTATGCAAAAGCTGATGCGCCGGGGGTTTATGTGAATGAACAAAAAATTTGTTCATTAGGCTTGCGGATTCGGCGTGGTTGTTCCTTTCATGGTTTAGCATTAAATATTAATATGGATTTAACCCCCTTTTTAAACATTAATCCTTGTGGTTATGCTGGTTTGGAAATGTGTCAATTAGCGACATTAATTGATGAACCGAGTTTGCGTTGTGAACCCGTTGCCAGCAAATTGGTACAACATTTTTGCCAATTATTAGATTATCAAGAGATACAGTATAAAGAAGGCTTTTAG
- a CDS encoding beta-phosphoglucomutase family hydrolase translates to MIDVNLFRHYKGLVFDMDGTLVDTMPCHARAWEMVGEHLGYPTKGDVLYQLGGASVRTIAMETMKKYGIPMDLLEQVIQLKRQFGIELIQQQSTLLPTAEVVKHFYGKTPLALGTGSHKVVVDMILQKHQIAPYFKAIVTADDVTKHKPEPDTFLRCAELMAVDPCQCVVFEDADLGVQAGLRAGMDVFDVRINQLIKHA, encoded by the coding sequence ATGATAGATGTAAATTTATTTCGCCATTATAAAGGGTTAGTTTTTGATATGGACGGTACGTTAGTGGATACTATGCCTTGCCACGCTCGTGCTTGGGAAATGGTGGGCGAGCATTTAGGTTATCCAACTAAGGGCGATGTACTTTATCAATTAGGTGGAGCATCAGTGCGTACCATTGCTATGGAAACCATGAAAAAATATGGTATTCCTATGGATTTGTTAGAGCAGGTTATTCAACTTAAACGGCAATTTGGGATTGAGTTAATTCAACAACAATCAACATTGTTGCCTACGGCTGAGGTGGTAAAGCATTTTTATGGTAAAACACCATTGGCATTAGGGACAGGCTCGCATAAAGTGGTGGTGGATATGATTTTACAAAAACACCAAATTGCCCCTTATTTTAAGGCGATTGTTACTGCTGATGATGTTACTAAACATAAGCCTGAGCCAGATACTTTTTTACGTTGTGCGGAATTAATGGCGGTTGATCCTTGTCAATGTGTGGTTTTTGAAGACGCTGATTTAGGGGTACAAGCAGGATTACGTGCAGGTATGGATGTTTTTGATGTACGCATTAACCAGTTAATTAAGCATGCTTGA
- a CDS encoding YqaA family protein has translation MLDWFFSSQFWLELLLKYGLWVMFLSALLSATLLPGNSEIIFVTLAINHFSVATNTMAIGQLLLVATLGNSLGSLSTYWLGRLLPQPYFATKQTKSVWAIQQVQRFGVWALLFSWLPVVGDVLCAVAGWLRLNALWTGCCIVLAKALRYVFLLLMLL, from the coding sequence ATGCTTGATTGGTTTTTTTCTAGTCAATTTTGGCTAGAATTATTACTTAAATATGGATTATGGGTAATGTTTTTGAGTGCTTTATTAAGTGCCACGTTATTGCCCGGTAATTCAGAGATAATTTTTGTAACCTTAGCGATTAATCACTTTTCTGTCGCAACAAATACTATGGCGATAGGGCAATTATTGTTAGTGGCAACCTTAGGCAATAGTCTTGGTAGCCTATCCACTTATTGGCTTGGACGCTTGTTGCCCCAACCTTATTTTGCCACAAAGCAAACAAAATCCGTTTGGGCGATACAGCAGGTGCAACGGTTTGGGGTGTGGGCATTGTTATTCAGTTGGTTGCCAGTGGTGGGCGATGTGTTGTGTGCAGTGGCAGGGTGGTTACGCTTAAACGCTTTATGGACGGGGTGTTGTATTGTGCTAGCAAAAGCGTTACGTTATGTGTTTTTATTGTTAATGCTATTATAG
- the lipA gene encoding lipoyl synthase has translation MGQPFKMERGVKYRDAAKTSIIPVKNIDPNQELLKKPEWMKIKLPASSAKIESIKNGMRRHGLHSVCEEASCPNLHECFNHGTATFMILGAICTRRCPFCDVAHGKPLPPDPEEPRKLAETIQDMKLKYVVITSVDRDDLPDRGAGHFAQCVKEIRALNPGIKIEILVPDFRGRIEQALDKLKDNPPDVFNHNLENVPRLYREIRPGADYQWSLKLLRDFKAMFPHIPTKSGLMVGLGETNEEILQVMQDLRDNGVTMLTLGQYLQPSRHHLPVARYVPPTEFDMMREKANAMGFEHAACGPFVRSSYHADLQASGGVVK, from the coding sequence ATGGGTCAACCCTTTAAAATGGAGCGAGGCGTTAAATATCGTGATGCTGCCAAAACCTCCATTATTCCAGTAAAAAATATCGATCCTAATCAGGAATTATTGAAAAAACCTGAATGGATGAAAATTAAATTGCCTGCAAGCTCAGCCAAAATAGAAAGTATTAAAAATGGTATGCGTCGTCATGGCTTACATTCTGTTTGCGAAGAGGCTTCATGCCCGAATTTACATGAATGTTTTAATCATGGTACTGCCACATTTATGATCTTAGGGGCGATTTGTACCAGACGTTGCCCGTTTTGCGATGTGGCACATGGTAAGCCCCTCCCCCCAGATCCCGAAGAACCGAGAAAATTGGCAGAAACCATTCAAGATATGAAATTAAAATATGTGGTGATTACATCGGTGGATCGCGATGACTTGCCTGATCGTGGTGCAGGACATTTTGCCCAATGTGTAAAAGAAATTCGGGCATTAAACCCGGGCATTAAAATTGAAATCTTAGTCCCTGATTTTCGTGGCAGAATTGAACAGGCATTGGATAAATTAAAGGATAATCCACCTGATGTGTTTAATCATAATTTAGAAAATGTACCAAGATTATACCGAGAAATTCGTCCCGGTGCGGATTATCAATGGTCACTCAAATTGTTGCGTGATTTTAAAGCCATGTTCCCCCATATTCCAACGAAATCAGGCTTAATGGTTGGATTGGGCGAAACTAATGAAGAAATTCTGCAAGTGATGCAGGATTTGCGTGATAATGGCGTTACGATGTTGACCTTAGGACAATATTTACAACCAAGCCGTCATCATCTTCCTGTGGCACGTTATGTACCGCCAACTGAGTTTGATATGATGCGAGAAAAGGCGAATGCCATGGGCTTTGAACACGCCGCTTGTGGACCTTTTGTGCGTTCTTCTTATCATGCGGATTTACAAGCCAGTGGTGGGGTGGTTAAGTAA
- the purT gene encoding formate-dependent phosphoribosylglycinamide formyltransferase, with protein sequence MTTIGTALTPTATKVMMLGAGELGKEVVIELQRLGVEVIAVDRYANAPAQQVAHRAYTISMLDGEALKALIEQEKPDYIVPEVEAIATDTLLELEQAGFNVIPTAKATKLTMNREGIRRLAAEQLGLPTSPYQFVDSFEDFCVAVDNIGVPCVVKPIMSSSGHGQSILKSKQDLSKAWEYAQQGGRAGGGRVIVEGFIKFDYEITLLTVRHIGGTAFLAPIGHTQVDGDYRESWQPQAMSEIALQKAQQIAEKITSALGGRGIFGVEMFVCGDEVIFNEVSPRPHDTGMVTLISQELSEFALHARAILGLPIPEIQLISPSASKAIVVEGKSQQVQFAQLEQVLSEPNTNIRLFGKGEVDGHRRMGVLLARDNDVEQALARVRRAYDKLEVKL encoded by the coding sequence ATGACAACAATAGGTACTGCATTAACTCCTACTGCGACCAAGGTAATGATGCTTGGTGCGGGCGAATTAGGCAAAGAAGTGGTGATTGAATTACAGCGTTTAGGTGTAGAAGTGATCGCCGTAGACCGTTATGCCAATGCTCCAGCACAGCAAGTGGCACATAGAGCTTATACCATTTCAATGTTAGACGGTGAGGCGTTAAAAGCCTTAATTGAACAGGAAAAACCTGATTATATTGTGCCAGAAGTAGAGGCGATAGCCACCGATACGTTACTTGAATTAGAGCAGGCAGGATTTAATGTTATTCCTACGGCAAAAGCCACAAAATTAACCATGAATCGTGAAGGAATTCGCCGACTGGCAGCAGAGCAGTTAGGATTACCTACTTCGCCTTATCAGTTTGTGGACAGCTTTGAGGATTTTTGTGTTGCCGTTGATAACATTGGTGTCCCTTGTGTGGTCAAACCTATTATGAGTTCTTCTGGGCATGGGCAAAGTATTTTGAAATCCAAGCAGGATTTGAGTAAGGCTTGGGAATATGCCCAACAAGGCGGACGTGCTGGTGGTGGTCGTGTGATTGTTGAGGGATTTATTAAATTTGATTACGAAATTACCTTATTAACGGTACGTCATATCGGTGGAACGGCTTTTCTCGCTCCGATTGGGCATACACAGGTTGATGGTGATTATCGTGAATCTTGGCAACCACAAGCGATGTCTGAAATTGCTTTGCAAAAAGCTCAACAAATTGCAGAGAAAATTACTAGTGCGTTGGGCGGACGAGGGATTTTTGGAGTAGAAATGTTTGTGTGTGGTGATGAGGTCATTTTTAATGAAGTTTCGCCACGCCCACATGATACAGGTATGGTTACCCTTATTTCGCAAGAGCTTTCTGAATTTGCTTTACACGCTAGAGCCATTTTAGGCTTGCCGATCCCGGAAATTCAGCTTATTTCCCCTTCTGCATCAAAAGCCATTGTAGTGGAGGGTAAATCGCAACAGGTGCAATTTGCTCAACTTGAACAAGTGCTAAGTGAACCTAATACCAACATTCGTTTATTTGGTAAGGGTGAGGTTGATGGACACCGCCGTATGGGCGTATTGTTAGCACGAGATAACGATGTTGAACAAGCCTTAGCAAGGGTTCGCCGAGCTTATGATAAATTGGAAGTGAAATTATAG